Proteins co-encoded in one Spirochaetaceae bacterium genomic window:
- a CDS encoding YggS family pyridoxal phosphate-dependent enzyme — protein RQPRDRQATAARPPGDSRAAGSDAARRNPPRAVRVAGGAARTRHGGCNSGTVDTMAVAVAPEQAVRRRLADVRVRVAAAARRGGWPAQRVRVMAVTKTRSRVAAAAALAAGADLVGENRVQEAAAKFARLPEFELHLIGHLQRNKARAATRLFHAVQSIDKLATAEALQRALDAEHRTMDVLLELNTSGEPAKHGFRTADELRCVLDTMAVCDRLRVRGLMTMAAWRADPEAVRRSFRSLRRLFDELAPGRPGFDTLSMGMSADYEIAVEEGATLVRLGSVLFGPRPTP, from the coding sequence CGACAGCCGCGCGACCGCCAGGCGACAGCCGCGCGACCGCCAGGCGACAGCCGCGCGGCCGGATCGGATGCCGCCCGGCGCAATCCGCCGCGGGCCGTGCGCGTGGCCGGCGGCGCAGCCCGGACTCGTCACGGCGGCTGCAATTCCGGTACCGTAGACACCATGGCGGTGGCGGTTGCTCCCGAACAGGCGGTGCGCAGAAGGCTGGCCGACGTTCGCGTCCGGGTGGCGGCCGCGGCGCGCCGCGGCGGCTGGCCGGCGCAGCGGGTGCGCGTGATGGCGGTCACCAAGACCAGGTCCCGTGTGGCAGCCGCGGCGGCGCTGGCAGCCGGTGCCGACCTGGTCGGCGAGAATCGCGTGCAGGAGGCGGCGGCGAAGTTCGCCCGGCTTCCCGAATTCGAGCTGCACCTGATCGGACACCTGCAGCGCAACAAGGCACGCGCCGCGACGCGCCTGTTCCACGCCGTGCAGTCGATCGACAAGCTCGCCACCGCCGAGGCACTGCAGCGGGCCCTGGACGCGGAGCATCGGACCATGGACGTGCTGCTGGAACTGAACACCTCCGGTGAGCCTGCGAAGCACGGATTTCGCACCGCCGACGAGTTGCGGTGCGTCCTCGACACGATGGCCGTGTGCGACCGGCTGCGCGTACGGGGATTGATGACCATGGCGGCGTGGCGTGCCGATCCGGAAGCCGTGCGCCGCAGCTTCCGTTCCCTGCGGCGGCTGTTCGACGAATTGGCGCCGGGCCGCCCCGGATTCGACACGCTGTCGATGGGCATGAGCGCCGATTACGAGATCGCCGTCGAGGAGGGTGCCACGTTGGTGCGCCTCGGCAGCGTCCTGTTCGGACCCCGTCCCACGCCATGA